The Arachis hypogaea cultivar Tifrunner chromosome 14, arahy.Tifrunner.gnm2.J5K5, whole genome shotgun sequence DNA window TAAACATCAATTCTGTCTTCTTCGGACGGCAGGTTTATTTCTTTCCTAGAATGTGACACATTATAATTAAGTTTTGGAAAGTATAgataagtaataaaaataataaataatgtgaataatagatatattaaatatttaatttattaagttttgaaaaaatataaatagacaatgaaaataataaataatgtgaataatagatatatttgatattcaaTTTACTAGATGCGTAGATCATTatcttaatattaagatttaggtgaatAATTTAGGAGTGtcgtaaatttttattttattggaccaattttaaaattcattattcatattattcataAAAGTTATTGTCTACTTAGCAAAATCGTTAAGTTTTATATATTAGTATAATGTAATGTTTAATGTAAAGATCTATAAGGAAGAAAAAAGAGTGCCGCTTACTCCTTAGACTATAAATTGTTAATTATTGCAATGCTACTTGTAATACTTTGAATGACAAAATGAAAACTCGTTTCATTGCAGCCCCAGGTTATAATTCATCCTTAGTGAGTGTAAGTAAGCTCACTGGAGAGATTTAATTTATGATTGTATATACCGACATAAACTTGTACAATATATTTAGGTACATTGTACACTCAAATGgtttttactaattttatttagGATAAATCCCACCAATTTTCCAGCGAAGTGTTGaacttttgtttattatttaaaatagtataattaagtattctttaaatattgtcttttattcattttttagaagataaaaaaataaaaaaataagtaattttttaattttttaaataactggtatataaaagtagatatttaaattaattaaataataataaattttttaaaaaatgaactaaagactaaaagttaaaaaaaattagtatttccGTATTTAAAAAGGTTTTCTATCCTTAAAGCAAGTGAGTCAAAGAGACATGGAAAATGAACGTGGAAAATTACAAATTCACGCCATGCTCCTTTGTCGAACACAGTGGCATGAGAAGTCTTGAGACGCTCACATAAAAATcaacttatttacttttcttcccctttaatttgttattattcaTCATATATATCAATATATGGTAACAAAGTGGAATTTTCTCTGATATTGAGTGAACGAAAgctgagacaaaaataaaaaagaaagagcgGTGCATGTTCATCTCGTGTGCATATTGATTTGATTTGGTAGAAGCTGTAGTAGTCATCGATAATACAAGACGCCTCCTCTGGATTTGATTTAGTacacttttttagtttttttaaaggtaaattctatggTACCTATTGGTGTCGAATTTGTCGAACTTATCTTGTAtggtaaattttaaatattaaaaaattatttgcttatatattttttaatttaaatattagtttttatcttcttttagTAAGTTAAGCAAATATAAATACTAGATAGGCACCATAAAATGTACCTTTTTTAAAAGCCTGACCAGCATAATTACCGTCGACACTTGAAATATAGTCACTTCATGATTCCTTTACTTTTGTTTTGTACCTTTTTGTctctgatataatttttttttttgactatAGTAATTCTAAATTCGATAGGTTAAGGACTAATTCGTTGCGGATAAGAACTTCATTTAAGAGTTTGACGCTGATTAATAAGTTGTTGCATGCACAAAACAGATTCAAATTCCAGACATTTATTTAAACGGACGAGCTAATTAACCACTCAATCAACCCAAATTGATTTCTccgatataattattaattatctatTGAAATTACCGGTTaattaaattctttcaaaaaaatataaatttaattattctgctggtggtatgattttattaaatttataattaaatttttatatatatttttaattaaaattttatattatttttaatttatatttaattttttatgttaaaaatattaaaattaataaaatattttttttaaaaaattatgcaattaagaatctaattatatttttaattataggtatttttaatttgtaaataaatattttattaattttaatatttttatattgataagaatttaattataaaattaaaaataatataaaaattcaattaaaaaaaagtataaataccTAATTATAAATTAGGTGAAACTCAGGTAATTAAAGCAAAAATATActcactaattatttattcattatttttgaagaaaaatgtctTCAAgttattcaaccacttaactaaattctcttaaaaaatatatttattcgaGTTATGCTAGGTAACTAATAActtttttgaacaacatgaacaatcaCTAATCAAATCAAAACACACTACACCTCTGAATTaaccacctaaatcttaatattagaataaccatccgcacaCCTAATGAAATAAATATCTgatatatccattgttcacattgtttagtattttcattgtctacctgtACTTTTCTTATTCACTAATTATCTATTCAAATTAGCCAAATACTTAAatcctttaaaaaaatatatttcactaattatttatttattctgaaAATAAAATTGGTGTCATGTATCATTCCTCCTCTTATAAGTTATAACTTATTTAAACACTAATTGGCCCAACATTCAGCATCTCTTCCGCATTTCTTTCCCTCTCTCCCTTATAAATACTCGCCATCTCTCTTCTCTCACTACATATCTTACTTCAATCAATTCCCCCTTGCGACAGAGCCACTAATAATAATACTGTAACAAAAGCACATAGAGGCAAATATGGTTCTTTCTtcaacaagaaaagagaaaaagccaCCAATCATGGCACTCACCTTCTTGTTGATGCTTCTCCATGGACACTTCACTACTATGGCCTCTGCTTCTCGCACTCGTTTGGGAGGCTCAGCGTGCCTCAAGGTTTCACCTTCTGAGTTCGTCGGTGCTGTTAGGGAAGTTATTGGCCTCTTGGGAGATGTTGCTTCCATCTTGTCCAGGTTTAGCGGTGGCTTTGGAAATTTCCGTCTCGCCAACGCCATTCTTGACTGTCTTGATTTGTTGGACATGTCCTCCGACGAGCTTAACTGGTCTGTCTCCGCTACTCAAAACCCCAAAGGTACCATTAACCGGTCATTTCTTGTGGACCACAACATCTTTATTTCACAAAAGATCAAAATTATGGTGGTATATCTGATAACATTGATAAAACAGTGGTTTAAAGATATTGCATATGTGACTTTCAAATCTCTGTTTTGTGTTGTGTTCCCGTTAACCAAATTCACACAAGCCTCATTAGTATTCTGTTAGTTTTTCCTCTGTTCCATGAATATTGAAAATAGGGGGAGTTTATATTGTCAACTTGatggattttaattttaaaatccttcATCTCTTAAGTCTTAACACTAGCTATTAAAAAAAATGGCCATTAAAATTTCAAGTCATAATATCTTAACATTTTGACCATATagtttttatccaaactctactATCAAAGATTGAATAATACAACTCATGATTAATAACTAACTGGCCCAGCCCAGTGTGTCCCCACTCTTATTCTCTTCCCTTCCCTCCTCATTCGAGACAATGAAAAACACATATTCTAAATACAGGGTCTTATACCACTAGTACTAGCCAACCAATTTTATTAGATCCTTTAAATTACTTCCAGCTGTAGTTTTATTCTTTGTAAGATAAGATGTGTACATTTTTTCACTCATGATGATAATGTTAGATCATGATATGATGGTACATAACGATACTAATGACTAACCTATTTGAAATGTGACATTACTATCATTAATGTTGTAGGAAAAAACAACAGTACAGGAAACTTAGGATCCGATTTGAAGACATGGCTAAGTGCTGCCCTGGCAAATCCAGAGACATGCCTCGATGGATTCGAAGGCACAAGCAGTATCGTGAAAGGATTAGTCTCCAGCGGCCTTGGACAAGTGACATCGCTGGTGAAGAATCTCCTTGCAAAGGTTGATGTCCCCCACCATGATGTCTCCCACAGTGCCGGCGTGGACCAGTTTCCTTCGTGGGTGAAGCCGGGGGAGAGGAAGCTTCTGCAGGCAAATGGAGTGGCTGCGGATGTTGTGGTGGCTTTAGATGGAAGTGGAAAGTTCACAAGGGTGATGGATGCGATTATGGCTGCGCCGGATTATAGCATGAAGAGGTTTGTGATTTACGTGAAGAGAGGTGTTTATAATGAGAACGTGGAgattaagaagaagaagtggaaTATCATGATGATCGGAGATGGTATCGGTGCCACTGTTATTACCGGCAACCGGAGTGTTGTTGACGGCTGGACAACTTTCCGATCGGCCACCTTTGGTAAGAATTTTACCGTTAATTTGGATAAACTATATTATATTTCTAATGGTAACGatagggaaaaaaaaaacaattaaaacttatacttatttagtattcattaattatcGCAATCActcattaattgtcgcaacaattaatgaatgctaagaTAAGTTATAACTGTTTTTGGCTAattggtgaaaattcaggtgaagtcgacttcacgtgaagttgatacctgagaatACTTGAGAatcattagatgaaaatttagtcaaatcagtcaaattatctaatggTTCTCAGATATCAACAACTATtatcaggtatcaacttcacgtgaagtcggtCGACTTTACCTGAGTTTCCACCAATTTTTTTTGTCACCCTATTATTACCACTAtactatattattaaaatttaagcaTCAATTATCGGATACATGATAATTGATATCCATATGTCTGCATCAAACAATTGATATTGCTGCAATGAAGATACACCTTCTAAACCTCCAATTTCTGTATAATGGTTGTCACGTGTAGCTGTAAGTGGAAGAGGATTCATAGCACGAGACATTACTTTTCAGAACACAGCAGGACCAGAGAAGCACCAGGCAGTGGCACTAAGATCCGATTCCGACCTCTCAGTCTTCTTCCGTTGCGGAATCTTGGGCTACCAAGACAGCCTCTACACTCACACAATGCGTCAATTCTTTAGAGAGTGCACAATCTCCGGCACAGTCGATTTCATCTTTGGCGATGCAACCGCAGTCTTCCAAAAATGCAATATACTTGTCAAGAAAGGGTTACAGAATCAAAAGAACACAATCACCGCACAAGGTAGAAAAGATCCTAATGAACCAACAGGATTCTCGTTACAATTCTGCAACGTAACTGCTGATTCTGACCTAGTTTCTTTTGTTAACACCACGGAATCTTTCTTGGGGAGGCCGTGGAAAACGTATTCAAGAACCATTTTTATGCAAAATTATATGAGCGAGATTATAAGGCCGCAAGGGTGGTTAGAGTGGAACGGTAACTTTGCGCTGGATACACTATATTATGCTGAGTATATGAATACTGGTGCCGGTGCTGGTGTAGCTAACAGAGTCAAATGGCCCGGATACCATGTTTTGAATAGCTCCAGTGAAGCTAGCAATTTTACTGTCTCACAGTTCATTCAAGGAAATTTATGGTTGCCTTCAACTGGTGTAGCATTCACAGCTGGATTAAcgctttaaattaaaaatttacttAATCAATATGGCAAATAATCTTGCCAATCTTGTATACTATATACTATATAAAGGAAAAATGTATTACCTTCAAGAAGAAAATGCTGAAGAATTGCAATGTTTTGTTCTTCACAGCTTCACTCTAATTCATTTGTACTTTGTTATTAAATTAAAGGTGTCTCTGTATTTTCAGTTTCACGGATGTGTTTTTCAATATACGGAAATCAAATCTATTAGTACTATCAATGTCagtttacaaattattttttttctatagcATCACCATTATTATTATGGCTAGTTCATGCATTATATATTCAATAGCTTTTGCAGTTAGCACTTTGCAATAATGAGCTTCGACAGCATTCGCATCATTTTAGATAGATTTTCTATGTGAGATGAGTTTCTCTGGTGCCGTGGCAAAATCACTTAATGCGTAATAGTAGTTTTATACAATCAAATCATAAGTTTGGTGGTGCTAATCAAGTACCAACTAATGTGGTTGTGGTGCACCCTCTGGTTTCGGTTTCAGGCTTCCACCTAGCACCTAAATGGCCCCATAACTCGGGCTATTTTAAGGGTTCTATACTAATGAACACTGACtgattcaaaatattttaaaaacagagataaaaatatctatattaaaataaatgttattgagtattattaattatattaaaaatataatagagatacaaaaataaaaaaaaattaataaatatttttattcttaaaatattattcattatatataatttataaaaaaaatattttttatttttaaaacttaatttaaaacatcttaattaaattataaataacttgtcattctaactaattttatttttatttatttttatacacatttattaataaaataagtgAATTAGTTGGCGCGTTAGCGCCTACTGATatactaatatttataatttgaaattagaattatatataaatacaaaaaaaaaaactaaacctgtatataaaaaatatgtttatataaaataataaaaagggataaGTACTGTTTAATTTTAGACCCTAAGGTTTAGGGTCAAAATTATATTCGTCTCCAAcgttattttggatttaaaatcattCCTAGTGTTTTATACTTTCATttggtattaaaatcgtcctttgcaataaaatttttaatttcattacAAAATTACctctaataaaatattataaaataaaaaaagagaaagaacgtGAGGGGGGAGGGGGAGAAAGGAAGAGGAAAAAGGAAGAGGAGGAAGGGGGACGGCGTCCGCGAAACTTGGAGCCGCCGTCGATCGCTGTCGGGAATCAGAACAAGAGAGAGAGCTcgagagcgagagagagagagagagagagagagagagagagagaactcaCGATCAGGAAGAGGAAGAGGGGTGCCTCGTCGCCGTCGCGCTCCGCTACTGTCGCCACTGCTACTAACCTCGCCGCTGCACCTCGCCAAttctacttctacttctgatTCTGCTTTCGACTCTACTTCtgcatttgattttgattttgatttgttattttctaattttattgttgttgtgctTCTGATTCTGATCATGCTTTTGTGTTgattttgttgttaaatttgatgTTGTTGTTTCTAAATTTGAATAATGTGTTATTGTTGGTGTTGAATATTATGTATTTGGTATGAGTAAGGGAGGTGGTAGTGGTGGtaaaggtggtggtggtggtagagggtatttttgtccgtaAAAAGTCAAAATGACGATTTAGTACCAAATGAAACGCTGGggatgattttaaatccaaaataacgTTGGAGACGAATTTGATTTTGACCTTAAATTTTAGGGACTAAAACAGTACTTATCCCtaataaaaacttaatttataattattttatatctttctttttaaaataataaaattttttatatattttttaatttaattttgacacACTATTGAACTAAAATTTTgttgtatttatttaattatgtattgtaattaaaaaataactttttatattcatcgtgtaaataattatttaaaagaataaatataattaaataactgtaaaaaaatatacatattttaatatatcaaaattaacttttatgcttttaaataattattttactattcattataattttcaaatattaattaccaaccattcaaataaaaagtttatttgttataatatttataacataaaatatattttaattcaaaataattGTTACAAGcaagattatttaaaaaataaaactaaaaaatattatataattttaaaataaataatattaattaataaatagatactgtttttttatttcaactaattttttaagacaaaaaaagatattgataattttatttatatttaaaaaattgaaatttaatttagtaattaactaattaattaattttaaaattatattatcaccgttcattagttttttattaaattaatttatttatttatttttaattttatattaaatcaaatttaacaaaataaatattattacatattaaatttaataaaaaattatttttaacataaatGTTAAGACAAATTTTTGTAAACTTTTGTGGGACAAAAAagggaaaatatatatttaaatagattttttttttaatttagttgggCAAGTGCCTCCATCCTATGCACTTGAGTTTGTCCCTGCTCATGAATAAAGTGACAATTTTACAAACCAATTCCGGAAGTGTGATGCAcaaaactaaatttaaatttttaatacttgtttattaaataaattaataaattaatcattaaacCAATTCTTAATTAAGATTTGGGTTAAGTCGAATGTTGAATATTCTTAATTTAAagtctaaagtttaaaatttaaatttattctttagtatttaaaatggattaaatattaaataaaataataaattttattaatcatataattttataatatattttttagatcCGCAagctagattttttattttttatttttttgaaattgtgCATCC harbors:
- the LOC112740739 gene encoding pectinesterase/pectinesterase inhibitor PPE8B, which translates into the protein MVLSSTRKEKKPPIMALTFLLMLLHGHFTTMASASRTRLGGSACLKVSPSEFVGAVREVIGLLGDVASILSRFSGGFGNFRLANAILDCLDLLDMSSDELNWSVSATQNPKGKNNSTGNLGSDLKTWLSAALANPETCLDGFEGTSSIVKGLVSSGLGQVTSLVKNLLAKVDVPHHDVSHSAGVDQFPSWVKPGERKLLQANGVAADVVVALDGSGKFTRVMDAIMAAPDYSMKRFVIYVKRGVYNENVEIKKKKWNIMMIGDGIGATVITGNRSVVDGWTTFRSATFAVSGRGFIARDITFQNTAGPEKHQAVALRSDSDLSVFFRCGILGYQDSLYTHTMRQFFRECTISGTVDFIFGDATAVFQKCNILVKKGLQNQKNTITAQGRKDPNEPTGFSLQFCNVTADSDLVSFVNTTESFLGRPWKTYSRTIFMQNYMSEIIRPQGWLEWNGNFALDTLYYAEYMNTGAGAGVANRVKWPGYHVLNSSSEASNFTVSQFIQGNLWLPSTGVAFTAGLTL